The sequence GCTTGTTTTCCAGTGCATATTGCCGGACTTCGTTATATTCTTTTTTAAAATAGATCGAAAAAATTATCTTGCCCATATCATGGAGCAGGGCCGGGACAAAGATTTTTCCGGCAACGCCCGGATTGGTTTGTTTTGCCAGCTGCTTTGAGGCCGTGGCTACGCCGATACCGTGTATCCACAACGCTTTCATATCAAGGCTTAGGCCTGAAATTTCCGATACGCTGGATAAGATTCCCATGCCTAAGGCAATGCCGATGATTTCATCAAATCCGATAACGGAAATGGCGCGTTTAACGGTGTCCACTTGATTTTTTTGGGCATAATAAACGGAATTGGCAAGCTTGAGCAGCGTATTGGTCATGCCTATGTCATATGAAATGATTTGTGCTAAGGTTTCGGTGGTGGTTTTTTCGTCTGAAGCGGCCCGGATCAGGTTATCCACAACAGCCGGGAGCGTGGGTAAATCGCTTTCCCTTTTTTGAACCATTTCAAGGATGCGTTCTTTTATTCCCATTTAATGCAGGTTACCCGTCCGGTTCCGGTTCAATGAAACCGGGTGATGTTAATGCTGCCTTTGGCCGCCATCTCGTCAAATTTTTTGCGTAAAAAGCGTTTAAATTTGTTTCGTGTGGGGGGCCATAAAAGCAAAAGGCCTGCTGTGTCCGTTAAAAGCCCAGGCGTAATGAGCACTAATCCGGCAACGAGGATGATAAAAGCATCCAGGAGTTCTTCGGCCGGCATATGTCCCTGGTCTAAACTCCGGCGAACTTTTA comes from uncultured Desulfobacter sp. and encodes:
- a CDS encoding FxsA family protein, with the protein product MLFRLFLFFTLIPMAELYILIHIGGIIGGFNTIILVIITGFIGAYLARMEGLNTMIKVRRSLDQGHMPAEELLDAFIILVAGLVLITPGLLTDTAGLLLLWPPTRNKFKRFLRKKFDEMAAKGSINITRFH
- a CDS encoding HDOD domain-containing protein, coding for MGIKERILEMVQKRESDLPTLPAVVDNLIRAASDEKTTTETLAQIISYDIGMTNTLLKLANSVYYAQKNQVDTVKRAISVIGFDEIIGIALGMGILSSVSEISGLSLDMKALWIHGIGVATASKQLAKQTNPGVAGKIFVPALLHDMGKIIFSIYFKKEYNEVRQYALENKRPLYFSENTLFKLDHAALSALLMTRWNFPASIILPCRFHHAPESAPVKYRHQALIINLADYLTQKAQLGHSGNPVPVTIKNAPQKVGINESAMMQIIELLKAQEPQIKEFFKITTAQ